In Syngnathus scovelli strain Florida chromosome 16, RoL_Ssco_1.2, whole genome shotgun sequence, the genomic stretch GCAGGATTGGACTCTCTCTACTCTGTCTATGGTTTCGGTGAGATGACGATGAGCAACGAGCAACCGCACGGCATGTCGTGGTACAGCCAAGTCTGATTAAATCGCACGTGTaaaaggccaggccaggccaagcCGGAATGTTGACATTATCCCAGTGTCAAACGTGAAGATgcatgtggataaaaagaaaatgaaggcCAGACAGTCAGGACCGGCTAAGCCACAAATTGAGCACTGTGACGCTAACCACAAAACTGCAAAGGTAACTTGATTCATCTCGTTAGAGCCAAGCCCAgtcaagtcgcccacttcccaGAAAATGAGCTAGTGTTGGTGCGAAACTCAAGTCCAACTTTTTAAATATAGACctagaaattaaaaatgaacccgcaACAAGTGAAAGCGGAGGAGCGCTACACGTCAACGTCGAATTGGCCTAAAGTGCAAAGTAAACACGTCCACTTTTGGTTTGTCTTATGCGATCGCTTCGATAATTTGCGAATTGCTTGAAACTCggacggttacagattgagactCGCTTAGGACTCGACCCTACCTCTGAAACCGGTCGTTGTCTTTCAGAGGTTCAGCAGTGTTCTTCACACGGCCGTCGGCAACGAGACGCTCTCCACCTCGGCGGTCTTCACCCCCTTCCAGGACCCCTTCTTCATCGTGGAGACCATTTGCATCTGCTGGTTCTCTTTCGAGCTGGTTATGCGCTTCAGCTGCTCACCCAGCAAGATGCACTTCTTCAAGGACGTCATGAACACCATCGACttcttcgccatcattccctacTTTGTCACGCTGGGCACGGAGCTGGCCAGGGACAAGGGGGCGCAGCCCTCGGTGTCACTAGCCCTCATCCGGGTCATCCGGCTTGTGAGGGTCTTCAGGATCTTCAAGTTGTCTCGACACTCCAAAGGTCTTCAGATCCTGGGCCAGACGCTGAAGGCCAGCCTGCGAGAACTGGCCCTGctcatcttcttcctcttcatcgGCGTCATCCTCTTCTCTAGCGCCGTCTACTTTGCCGAGGTGGACCGCCCGGACACGTCCTTCACCAGTATCCCCGAGGCTTTCTGGTGGGCCGTGGTGTCCATGACGACGGTGGGCTACGGCGACATGTACCCAGAGACGGTGGGCGGTAAACTGGTGGGCTCCATGTGCGCCATCGCCGGCGTGCTCACCATTTCCCTGCCTGTGCCCGTCATCGTGTCCAACTTCAGCTATTTCTATCACCGCGAGATGGAGCGGGACGACACCACGGAGTACCAACACGTGTCCACCTCTCTCTGGGAgggcgacgacgacgacgagatGGACGAGGCGCCTGAGGACACATGGGAGAGTGTACCACTTTACGGAAGGAACAGCAAGTCAGATGGAGATGTTGGCGGGGCGAACATTCTTTTCAGAGAACCTCTGGTCACGCAGGTGTGAAGGAACCACAGAAGCAGCAATAGCAGCAGgatggaaaatcaaagggaaacACGGATAGTGGGCACCTGCAAACAACCACATAAAGACTGACATATTTTACAATTTTTAAGTTTGCAACAAATTTATGCTGTTTGAAATAGTCATTGCAGTCAAGCGACATTCTTGGGCTAGCTGCATGTGTGGCACGTGCTATTCAGCAaaattcaacccaaataaatgtaggcCCTGGCTAAAGCTATATGAACATTAGAATCCGTTAAAATTCTCATCTGCTCAAAGGTAAAATCTGTTGGCCGGCCAGCCTGTCTAGCTAGAACCACAAAAGTAATTGGCGGCATTTaaatgaacaaacaaacaagtgcaAACATTTGCATAATCCTCAGTGTCAATAAATATCTTTGGCTCAAATATGCCTGATGACTTTGCGAGTTGAACAGAATGTGCCACACCACGTATTTGCGTACATATGAATACTTTTATAGCAGAATTTTGAAGGTTACGTTTTACAGAGGTTCAAATAAAAAGAGACATCACTACTTGAAGCTCAAGTGCTGCCATTCCACCTCGAGGGCTCACATGCAGTGGACCAGGCTGGTCCGGCTGCTGCTTTTCATTTACAAGGCAGTGACATCAACAAACATCAAAAATCCTTCTTGAAATGATCATCATGCTAATGGGCGCCACATGCTTCTTtgatttgctttgttttgacgcCGAAAGTCACGATTGGCGTTTCTGGGCCAAAACTTCCATTAAAGAAAACTCATTAGGTACACACGATGAATTGCTCACTTTTGATTGACGCTCATTTAAAAATCGCTTTCTTCTTGTGATTGTAAAACACCAGCTGTGTGTCATCTTCTGGTAACCTTAATTAGCAGCTGGAGAGGCACAAATATGAATATTGGATTTCCTTAAATTAATCCTGTATTTCATATCCCCACACACGTTTATAATTGTTGAATAATTCATCTCTCCGTACATGTGTGTTGTTTTAAGTCAATtgcaaccagaagagagcgtttAGTTCTGGAATGTCACAGAGTATGAAACGCTGCCAACATTTGCGGGGACTCAAATTGGCTTTGATGTTCTCAAAAACCAAAAATTGGGGTGTATACAATTGTGTCAAACAGATTCAAGTACTATTTATAATGTTTTAGTTGTCGTATAAATCAAATATGTTTGCCTACGTTGAACTAGACCAACTGCAAGGCACTGACAGAAAACAGCTCTATAGATAAATGAAATCGTTTTCATGGTGTGAAGTGGCGTAATTAGCATGAGCGGCAGCAGAGGTCGCTGTTGCGCAGCATCAACAATGTACAGTACTGACGAGTAAAAAGAGAATGAAGTTATACATGACGTATATGCTTAATATATGTCATATTTGACCCTAACCATCCGACCTATCCATCTACATGTATCTAACCGACCTAAAAAGTACCATTCCCATAGCAGCTGTCTACCATCTAATGACACTCCCATCTGTTTCCATCTGTACCCGTACAAATATTTCCACCTTGTTTCTCCCTCTACCGTCTTTTTTACATCCTGTAAACACACACAACCCCCACTTTGTGTCATTTTCGGTTGCATCTCATCAACGGTGACGTGCTACCTGCCAGATTAGTGCATCAGAACATCATCAAACTTCCCCTTAGGCCTCACTTGAGGACACAcgcaaacaaacacaagcaaACATCAGGCCTGCAATGCAATCATCCAGCGCTCGTATGCCGTCTGGGAAGAATGAGAAGGATTGACTTCTTTCTGGCCATCTGCTGCTCCCTATCTACCATCCCTCCATCTTCTTTGAGAGGATTAAGTGTGTCGATATGTACATCTTTGTCTCatcaatggtgtgtgtgtgccagtgtGTGTCCAGTaatgtctttgtgttttttttttttttgtgcatcttAAACTGTGACGTGTGACCCCCTTTTGCACGACGCAAAATCCTCCCACAGaaggtaaaaagaaaacactGCTCTTAAAGGAACTCTTGGAGGGGCTTTTATTGCGCATGCACGCGCACGCAAAAGACCTGCcacgttgaaaaaaaaaaggcattcaaGCGGAGTCGTGACGTGGGAGGTTACGTTCCTGATCCACAAGATAAAATCAGACGAAAAagtcaaaacacaaaacaacaacaaagcacAGCAACGCTTGTACGCTTTTCAGCAACAATGAGTCATGAAATTTAAGAAAAACATAAAGAGAAATAGCAAAGAGCTGACAAAATGGAAGGAGGACGCGCCTAGCATTCAAGATCAATTGAAGGTGACGCAAAATGGGGGACACGGTCTGGCTCCGCCAGGTCACTATGTCAACTTAAGGCAACACAAACTGGTAGAGCATAGATGGATAACCTTTTGCCACAGAATACGTAACGCGACACAACCTTGCCCCAAACGGGACCAAAAACCGCCGCCTGGTGGAAACATGGCTTTCACGAGGTAGCGTTTGGGTTAGAAAATAATGAATCCAAGACAGTGAGAGATGAATGAATTTAATAATTTGAACATCAAATGACAATTGCTTTGACTGTAACACAAATTGAAACACGTGGACGTTGGCTGTTGTCACGGTAGGTCACACGGTAGGATGGCGTGTCGCCGGTCGTAGGCGGTGTCGTCGCTCTCTTCACCGTCGCTGGGCTCGCCCAGGACGCGTTCCCGTTctcgctcttcctcctcctccgtctCGCTCTCTCTGTGCAGTCGGTCGCGGTAGCACCGGGGCAAGGTGGGTAGCTAAGGGACCACAAACACGCCAGGCCAATGACAATGCTAACTGTCCGATGCTAACATCACACTTTTAGATCATGTTTTCTTGCTAGCTAGCGCCGTACTTAATCTGCCTCCATAACTGGCACCTCTCTACCTCTTCATCAACTAAAATACCTACCAACATCCCCATCCACCTGTCGAGTTGACCATCTATTGACATATCAAGCCAACAATCCCAGTACTGACCTAATATCTTATCAGGCCTAATTTACTTTGAACTGACAAGTTCCAAGGAAGGTAAACCAAACCACTGCACCAGAGCATGATCGTACCTGGGTGTCGTGGCTGGGCAGGGCACAGTAGCCCGGCTCCGTCCTGCAGAGAAGGCGAGGCGAGTGGGCGCGGAAAGGCCGAGGGGAGTGGGAGTGGGAGCACACGGAACGCGGGGAGGGCGAACGGATAGAACGTGGCGACGGGGAGCGGATAGAACGGGACGGCGAGTAGGTGAGCGAGTGGGACTGGGACAGGACGTGGCTGTGGTGGTTCTGCTTGGGAGGGCGGGGCGAGCGGGGGGGCAGCTCAGGCGGCTTGAGTGGGTCCATCTCGGTCAGGATGGGCGGCGGCGGGATGAAATCCAGTTCCTCCTCCACCGCGAGAATTTGCATTTCGGCCGCGTCTATTTCCTGAAGCTCAGCTTTGGACAAGTAGTCCACGATGCCGGCCCCAAACGAGTCGCCCACAACGTTGATGGAGGTGCGCATCCGGTCGCTGAGCGGCAGAGGGAGTGAGTCATATTTGAGTCTTAACTGGGACAGGCTAGTCCCAATTTACTGCggcaaaaaatgacatttttacacTCAAGTTATGGCTGGGTTAGAAGTCAAGTCCACTCGAGTGCCCCCGCCGCTGCTGAGCGGACAAACTGTTTCCCCCGCACGAATGCCGGCAAGCCGCCAAAtcccttttgactcacagcagcCAGTCGACGGCGATGAGCAGACTGATGTCCTGCGTGGGGAGGCCCACAGCCGTCAGGATCAGCAGCATGGTGACCAATCCGGCACTCGGAATGCTGGCCGCTCCCACGCTGGCCAGGGTGGCCGTCATGCTGGCGTGAGGGAGGACAAGCACATCAACGCCAGGACACAGAGCACCACCAGCGACTAGTCTTTGGGTCATTTTGTTGTCTTTGAGCCAAGTTTAGGAAGCATCTTCAAGTTGAAGCTACCTGGTCATTCAAAAGCAGAGCGAGCGGCTTGATTTTCACCATTTTGAAggctctgtttttctttcttgtctGTTTGCTGACACATTTGCAGACAACGGCATGCCACATGTGTGAAGACAATAGTCAGCAATGTGTCATGACAGACAATACAGTATTTAGAGGTTGGCGGTCAAGCTGACATTGATTAAATACTTGAACACACACTGGGAATGGTTTGTCGGGACGACCGCGAGTGCGCCGCCCCTCGACGAATGTTTGCTGCCCCAACGAGGAATGAACAAGGCAAAGCTCTTTGTGCTTTTCCTAGAGAACTCAGAATGTTTGTGACCTACCGCCACGATGGGGATTTGAACTCGAGCGACATGAAAGCGGGCCGCTTTGAGAAATCCACTTAACTGCAGACAGATGCGGCAAAATGTTGGTCTTATTACACCACGCGAGGCCGACGAACCACAGACAACAAAGCGCGCATAGAGAAGAAATGCTCGGCTGTGAGTGCAAGTCTGCTGGAACGACCAAAACCCTCCGCCGGGAATCGATTATATGCAAatgagaaacacacacacacacacaagcgcacgGCATCCAAACTGTGCTGCTCCGATCCCAAGGAAAACAACAAGAGCAACTTTGGCTAATTGAATTTGCCACATTTCGACAGTGCTTGAAATGTGCCAAGGAGGTGACGGTATATCGTGACTGCCATAACCTTGTTTTAGAAAACATTTTGAATAGAAATTAGATTTTACGTGACAGCATTGATTGATGTGCCACACAACACATAAATGATCAAACCCTTGTATACTCTTGTGGCCTTTTGTTATCATATATTGTAATATAACATCATAGTCAAACCCTCTCATCAAAAATGTGCCCTTATGTTTTTAACCAGAAGAGAATTATAAAAGTCATCAACTGAATTCATGTTacttaaattaaatattttatttattttaattgcgTTACAATTTAACgtattacaaatcttttaaaaagcCATTAAGCAAATCTTTCTACATTTTCTACACtgtcaatttgaaataatgtcctTTTATATAATAAAGAAattatatgtatttttaaatcgtattcattgattaataaaaaacaaaatcaatgacAGATGAATCACTCATTAAAATAACGCCAAGTGAGTGTTTTTGAGGCTAACCTGACTGTGATGATCTGGCCGCCGTCCAGCGTGATGTCGTTCATCTGTGCGATGAAGATGGCCGCCACGGCCTCGTAGAGCGCCGTGCCATCCATGTTGATGGTGGCACCGATGGGCAGCACGAATCGGGTCACGCGCTTATCGATCTTCAGGTTCTCCTCCAGGCAGCGAAACGTGACCGGCAAGGTCCCGGCGCTGAATGTCCACATGACATAAATTAGGTAGTGACGTGCCAGAGTAATAAATTGACAaaatttgataaataaaataaacagtaaaatataaaattttACAAATTATCAAGATTTTAGTTATTTGATCAAATAATgtatttattgtgtgaaggcgataactacttccacatagttcCAACTTTCACGCAATATTCACACGACGTTTGCGtatatttttttcgttcaaaaaatttaccgttttcgcaaaattcgtatATTTGCAGCGAAAATCTcctcattcattcttaatggcacattaaacatttaccgtttttccgcactttttgttttctcgCTTATCGTTTTACGCTTACCGTTTTTTGTGCTTACCATTTGTCATGCTTACCGTTTTTGCGCATATCGTTTTCTCACATACCGTTTTACACGGTTATCCATTTTCTAGCTCATTGTTTTCCCGCTTAGCGTTTTTTGCGCTTATCCTTTTTCGCGCTTATTGCTTTCCCGCTTACCGTTTGCTGCGCTTACCGTTTTTTCGCTTAATGTTTTTCGCGCTTACCGTTTACTCGCTTATCGTTCTTTGCGCTCACCATTTTGTGCACTAACCGTTTTCTCGCTTACCGTTTTTCGCGCTTACCGTTTTCATGCGAAACATTTTTCCCGCTTAGTTTTTCGCGCTTACCGTTTTCCGCGCTTATCGTTTTCTCGCTTACCGTTTTTTTGCGCTTACCGTTTTCCACGCTTACCTTTTCTCGCGCTTACTGTTTTCTCGTGTACCGATTTTCCCGCTTACCGTTCCTCGCACCAACCACTTTCTTGCTTACAGTTTTTCGCACTTACCGTTTTTTGCGCTTACCGTTTTTCGCGCTTAACCTTTTTCGTGCTAACTGCTTTCCCGCTTATCGTTTTTCACACTTATCCTTTTTTGCGCTTATTGCTTTCCCGCTTATCGTTTTTCTCACTTACCGTGTTCTCACTTACCGTTTTTCGCGCTTACCGTTTTTCGTGCTAACCGTTTTACGCTTCTTGTTTTCTCGCTTAACATTTTTTGCGCTTATCATTTTCACGCTTACCGTATTTCACACTTACCATCTTTCgcgtttttcatttttcctgctTAACGCAAAAATCATTCTCCAAGATTTTTTCagcttcttcgccttcacacgaaaTTTCTCCAGGAATTGTATTTTTTAGTTCTATATAGATTGATGATTGTACAAAaaaattcaagagtttttttttgggtgggaaaAATGGGAATGAATTATTCTTTTATCattaaaataaatgcattttaatAGTACTCTGTACTTTAATTTGcatatatttatttcattttgtaaaTGAAAAACAAGCAATTGGACTTACTGGGTCTTTACCACCAATTTGTATGTGGGGTACTGTCTTTTGTTAAATAGGCATTTCATTTCTGATAATGAAAA encodes the following:
- the kcna7 gene encoding potassium voltage-gated channel subfamily A member 7, whose translation is MASPDKDDRSKDSPSSEGEDKRVKDEHNQQEKASGKAVVVSPGGDTKRDKRRPACRSGWGLTERLAINVSGMRYETQLRTVAQFPKSLLGDPRKRLRYFDPVRNELFLDRSRVCFEAILYFYQSGGRLRRPANVPLDVFLEELRFYQLGEDILDRFKEDEGFPKEEERALPSGDLRRRLWMLFEYPESSSAARIIAIVSVLVIIISILIFCLETLPEFKNEREQRERFSSVLHTAVGNETLSTSAVFTPFQDPFFIVETICICWFSFELVMRFSCSPSKMHFFKDVMNTIDFFAIIPYFVTLGTELARDKGAQPSVSLALIRVIRLVRVFRIFKLSRHSKGLQILGQTLKASLRELALLIFFLFIGVILFSSAVYFAEVDRPDTSFTSIPEAFWWAVVSMTTVGYGDMYPETVGGKLVGSMCAIAGVLTISLPVPVIVSNFSYFYHREMERDDTTEYQHVSTSLWEGDDDDEMDEAPEDTWESVPLYGRNSKSDGDVGGANILFREPLVTQV